One genomic window of Bacilli bacterium PM5-9 includes the following:
- a CDS encoding UDP-N-acetylmuramoylalanine--D-glutamate ligase (product_source=KO:K01925; cath_funfam=3.40.1190.10,3.40.50.720,3.90.190.20; cog=COG0771; ko=KO:K01925; pfam=PF08245; superfamily=51984,53244,53623; tigrfam=TIGR01087), with the protein MSKKVLVIGLQRSGHAAIKLLKKQGYEIIVTINNELTKEDKEILGDIVVYENGHPESLLEENWEFIVKNPGVPYYIPFVKKALEKNIKIISEIELAYMYSDNINLALTGTNGKTTTTTLIYDIFKKAFDNVYCAGNIGLPLSDVVLEHNKGNIVILELSSFQLMGIDSFRPKIASIINLAPDHLDYMPSVESYYKSKLDIYKNQDNSDYYILNEDDKLVNEYVKDVKAQIIGYSLEKKSDAYLKDDWLYFKDEAIIDTNKVQIIGKHNLYNILVAICYAKLMDVSTKVIQDVVYDFKGVEFRLERVVGMKNNIYYNDSKSTTPDSTITAINALKGHETVLIIGGFNKGLNFSEMNALIDSLDNIELVLAFGEIKTEFSSLQKKVIEFENLIEVVDYIEENVDNKNILFSPATSSFDQYDNYEQRGRHFNKLIKR; encoded by the coding sequence TTGTCTAAAAAAGTTTTGGTAATTGGTTTACAACGCTCTGGACATGCTGCAATAAAATTGTTAAAAAAACAAGGATATGAAATTATTGTAACTATTAACAATGAACTTACTAAAGAAGATAAAGAAATTTTAGGTGATATTGTTGTTTATGAAAATGGACATCCTGAAAGTTTACTTGAAGAAAATTGGGAGTTTATTGTTAAAAATCCTGGTGTTCCATATTATATTCCTTTTGTAAAAAAGGCGTTAGAAAAAAATATTAAAATTATTAGTGAAATTGAATTAGCATATATGTATTCAGATAATATTAATTTAGCATTAACTGGTACTAATGGTAAAACAACAACTACAACTTTAATTTATGATATTTTTAAAAAAGCTTTTGATAATGTTTATTGTGCTGGTAACATTGGGCTACCATTATCTGATGTTGTATTAGAGCATAATAAAGGTAATATTGTTATTTTAGAGTTATCTAGTTTTCAATTAATGGGTATTGATTCTTTTAGACCTAAGATTGCTTCAATTATAAATTTAGCACCTGATCATTTAGATTATATGCCAAGTGTTGAATCATATTATAAATCAAAACTTGATATTTATAAAAATCAAGATAATAGTGATTATTATATATTAAATGAAGATGATAAACTTGTTAATGAGTATGTTAAAGATGTTAAAGCACAAATAATTGGTTATTCATTAGAAAAGAAAAGTGATGCTTATTTAAAGGATGATTGGTTGTATTTTAAAGATGAAGCTATCATTGATACTAATAAAGTACAAATCATTGGTAAACATAATCTTTATAATATACTTGTAGCTATTTGTTATGCAAAACTAATGGATGTTTCAACAAAAGTTATTCAAGATGTTGTATATGATTTTAAAGGTGTTGAGTTTAGATTAGAAAGAGTAGTAGGAATGAAAAATAATATCTATTATAATGATTCAAAATCTACAACTCCGGATTCGACAATTACAGCAATCAATGCTTTAAAAGGACATGAAACTGTTTTAATAATTGGTGGTTTTAATAAGGGCTTAAATTTTAGTGAAATGAATGCTTTAATAGATAGTTTAGATAATATTGAATTGGTTTTAGCGTTTGGTGAAATTAAAACTGAATTTAGTAGTTTACAAAAAAAGGTAATTGAATTTGAAAATTTAATTGAAGTAGTTGATTATATTGAAGAGAATGTTGATAATAAAAATATTTTATTTTCTCCAGCAACTTCTTCATTTGATCAATATGATAATTATGAGCAAAGAGGAAGACATTTTAATAAATTGATAAAAAGGTGA
- a CDS encoding UDP-N-acetylglucosamine--N-acetylmuramyl-(pentapeptide) pyrophosphoryl-undecaprenol N-acetylglucosamine transferase (product_source=KO:K02563; cath_funfam=3.40.50.2000; cog=COG0707; ko=KO:K02563; pfam=PF03033,PF04101; superfamily=53756; tigrfam=TIGR01133): MRIIFSAGGTGGHLYPAIALADYISKHNDSTILFVGSKYRIEATKVAEHGYDFIGLDLKTPSGSVLKKAKGYFDVFKNIKKSEKIIEDFKPDVVIGFGGYTSYSILKAAQNKKIITLLHEQNSIIGKSNKVLASKVDALITSYDLQDQVSKDNVYCLGNPTSYHVMQSDIANLNDYDLSNDMPTVLIVMGSQGSQTIDNIMFDILNEKEIENYQLIYICGNDYYERYQDLDFEKNVKIISYENKLTSLIKACDLIVSRAGASALTEIISANKPSILIPSIHVTNNHQYHNAISLVDAKCAIMCEENEMLKTNLVKEIDSLIVDENKLFEMEKNTKVFNYNDSAMNIFNLIKKKVGEKNGK, translated from the coding sequence ATGAGAATAATATTTAGTGCTGGTGGTACTGGTGGTCATTTGTATCCAGCAATAGCTTTAGCTGATTATATTTCAAAACATAATGATAGTACTATTTTGTTTGTTGGATCTAAATATCGTATTGAAGCAACAAAAGTAGCTGAACATGGCTATGATTTCATTGGTTTAGATTTAAAAACACCAAGTGGAAGTGTTTTAAAAAAAGCTAAAGGATATTTTGATGTTTTTAAGAATATCAAGAAAAGTGAAAAAATAATTGAAGATTTTAAGCCAGACGTTGTTATTGGATTTGGTGGTTACACTTCATATTCTATTTTAAAAGCAGCTCAAAATAAAAAAATTATAACATTACTTCATGAACAAAATTCAATCATTGGTAAATCAAATAAAGTGCTTGCATCAAAAGTAGATGCTTTAATTACATCTTATGATTTACAAGATCAAGTTAGTAAGGATAATGTCTATTGTCTTGGTAATCCAACTAGTTATCATGTTATGCAAAGTGATATTGCTAATTTGAATGATTATGATTTAAGTAATGATATGCCGACTGTTTTAATTGTTATGGGCTCACAAGGGAGTCAAACAATAGATAATATTATGTTTGATATTTTAAATGAGAAAGAAATTGAAAATTATCAATTAATATATATTTGTGGTAATGATTATTATGAAAGATACCAAGATTTAGATTTTGAAAAAAATGTAAAAATTATTTCTTATGAAAATAAACTTACAAGTTTAATTAAGGCTTGTGATTTAATTGTATCCCGTGCTGGTGCTTCAGCATTGACTGAAATTATTTCAGCCAACAAACCTTCAATTTTAATTCCGAGTATTCATGTTACTAATAATCATCAATACCATAATGCAATTTCTTTAGTCGATGCAAAATGTGCAATTATGTGTGAAGAAAATGAAATGCTTAAAACTAATTTAGTTAAAGAAATTGATAGTTTAATCGTTGATGAAAATAAATTGTTTGAAATGGAAAAAAATACAAAGGTTTTTAATTACAATGATAGTGCAATGAATATTTTTAACTTAATTAAGAAAAAAGTTGGTGAAAAAAATGGAAAATAA
- a CDS encoding UDP-N-acetylmuramate dehydrogenase (product_source=KO:K00075; cath_funfam=3.30.43.10,3.30.465.10,3.90.78.10; cog=COG0812; ko=KO:K00075; pfam=PF01565,PF02873; superfamily=56176,56194; tigrfam=TIGR00179): MENKIITDLKKLGVMNIFKNEPLYKYTTYRVGGPALVYVDAASFSDVTKTIDYALENKIKYFVLGNGSNVLVSDNVFSGIVISTRKLDSYEISGNNIYAMCGVNLINLAFQSAKEGLSGLEFASGIPGLIGGSVFMNAGAYKKEMSDIITRVLLYRNGKQEWVDKSEMEFSYRHSILQKHRDWIVLAVDIALVEHDKDDIIELIEQRKQRRQSTQPYDAFSAGSVFKNPSDSLYSWQLIDQAKLRGYHINDAQVSIKHSNFIINLDRASAKDIYDLINYVKDKVYETSEIELKTEIELVNFDEEE; this comes from the coding sequence ATGGAAAATAAAATAATAACTGATTTAAAAAAATTAGGAGTTATGAATATATTTAAAAATGAACCATTATATAAATATACAACATATCGTGTTGGTGGACCAGCTTTAGTATATGTTGATGCTGCAAGTTTTAGTGATGTAACAAAAACAATTGATTATGCCTTAGAAAATAAGATTAAATATTTTGTATTAGGTAATGGATCAAACGTTTTAGTATCAGATAATGTTTTTAGTGGTATTGTGATTTCTACAAGAAAACTAGATAGTTATGAAATAAGTGGTAATAATATTTATGCTATGTGTGGTGTGAATTTAATAAATTTAGCATTCCAAAGTGCTAAAGAAGGTTTAAGTGGGTTAGAGTTTGCTAGTGGAATACCTGGATTAATTGGTGGTTCAGTTTTCATGAATGCAGGTGCATATAAAAAAGAAATGTCAGATATTATTACACGAGTTTTATTATATCGAAATGGTAAACAAGAATGGGTTGATAAATCTGAAATGGAATTTAGCTATCGTCATTCGATTTTACAAAAACATCGTGATTGGATTGTTTTAGCTGTAGATATTGCTTTAGTAGAACATGATAAAGATGATATTATTGAATTAATTGAACAAAGAAAACAAAGAAGACAATCTACCCAACCTTATGATGCTTTTAGTGCAGGTTCAGTATTTAAAAACCCAAGTGATAGTTTATATTCGTGGCAATTAATTGATCAAGCTAAATTGAGAGGTTATCATATAAATGATGCACAGGTTTCAATAAAACATAGTAACTTTATTATTAATTTAGATCGTGCTAGTGCAAAAGACATTTACGATTTGATTAACTATGTAAAAGATAAAGTGTATGAAACAAGTGAAATTGAATTAAAAACTGAGATTGAGTTAGTGAATTTCGATGAAGAAGAATAG